Proteins found in one Epinephelus fuscoguttatus linkage group LG4, E.fuscoguttatus.final_Chr_v1 genomic segment:
- the n4bp1 gene encoding NEDD4-binding protein 1: MSTTRPLLGMRRVTELTCPEQPTSRLPASAARQQLEAPTVDEFTVLEDKEDELKCAKPRVEQVFKVTFTIIGLLDHTGQPHGSKTSRQIWLQLRGNRDDVSKAKEYVRGLCDPELQKEERYPVDMHCIFAGARGLFLDRLIRDTSAEVVVPEPGRLRLLGRAEPVVMAQSRVQQFVALFQEKRSLPSDREPAVKRAFKSFVEERDDKYTMELLLLPSALKEELLGLAHSPTTTNTSSLAQLNQTLHPSMAEVDQDRSQSSTPVTELSNRILGTSFEEKGSGAATVSGVIKTGGAIGLGPEAILLNGTRPSHKRRSSESETRDTKRQYSLERRDESPERARERERQRDREGRGSSSSCRSKTPSASSSLSSSGKANTVVGVIMLDSSEVSDDGEAVSPETNLRCLVNFFRTMGYQQEVVERVVKETGQTEDTFLILEKIVEETKRCEDGSKGGEKERRLNSVRSQDIPSSSSSSSTVSRFREKERELSRALVDPGRSKENIKPNQHGGSSNGLGHRRQCSGSETSTQQAITIKRSSSAQGGAGNYEVITIDDDEDVIPTNTKTADSRTSRMMTVPHLDTQSGSRTDYLARGGGGASQRDYLSRGGTQTLGGSVKVETVTALRSTPQWLTATTTSLASTPSSAQPIIRPSASPYQTISHMGFHGVGARTPPANDPPAPPVTGLARFHQSLRTPYTLKLPNEPGRQDLRHIIIDGSNVAMAHGLHRFFSCRGIALAVETFWRRGHREITVFVPQWRQKRDRLTTEQHFLNQLEDLRLLSFTPSREVCGQRISSHDDRFLLHLAEKTDGIIVTNDNLRDFVDTSDTWRKIIQERLLQFTFVEDHFMIPDDPLGKNGPHLDTFLRKEKGRAPVTPPPLRPPDFRPSSQQQQQQQQQQQQQPVYVQALHSAPRTPASTPRPPPSLMPHPTAHWPHSGPPEWHPPRRSPSPSPSPPPQRSPGETSELKRKLYDIFPDQKQRIDRILNDNPYMRDLNALSGLLLG; this comes from the exons ATGTCAACAACGCGGCCCCTCCTCGGAATGAGACGAGTCACCGAGCTAACGTGCCCTGAGCAGCCGACCAGCAGGCTCCCTGCGTCAGCCGCGAGGCAGCAGCTAGAGGCCCCCACAGTGGACGAGTTTACGGTGCTAGAGGATAAAGAAGACGAGCTGAAATGTGCCAAGCCTCGAGTGGAGCAGGTTTTTAAAGTAACGTTCACCATTATTGGTCTTTTGGACCACACAGGACAGCCGCACGGTAGCAAAACATCACGGCAGATATGGCTGCAGctcagaggaaacagagacgacGTGTCGAAGGCGAAG GAATATGTTCGAGGACTCTGTGACCCAGAGCTGCAGAAAGAAGAGCGGTATCCAGTGGACATGCACTGTATTTTTGCTGGTGCGCGGGGCCTCTTCTTGGACAGGCTCATACGGGACACAAGTGCTGAGGTTGTGGTGCCTGAGCCAGGCCGTCTGCGGTTGTTGGGCCGTGCTGAACCAGTTGTGATGGCCCAGAGCAGAGTTCAGCAATTTGTAGCATTATTCCAG GAGAAGCGAAGTCTACCGAGTGACAGAGAACCAGCAGTGAAACGAGCGTTCAAGTCCTTTGTGGAGGAAAGGGATGATAAGTACACTATGGAGCTTCTTTTGCTGCCCAGTGCCCTGAAGGAAGAGTTACTGGGACTGGCTCATAGCCCCACTACCACAAACACATCCTCCCTG GCTCAGCTCAACCAGACGCTGCATCCCAGCATGGCAGAGGTCGACCAGGACCGCTCACAGAGTAGCACCCCTGTGACAGAACTCTCCAACCGCATCCTAGGCACCAGCTTTGAGGAGAAAGGGAGCGGAGCAGCAACTGTAAGCGGAGTAATTAAAACAGGAGGAGCGATAGGCTTAGGTCCCGAGGCCATCCTGCTCAACGGCACTCGGCCCTCGCACAAGCGGCGCTCATCTGAGAGCGAGACTCGCGACACAAAGAGACAGTACTCTCTGGAGCGGAGGGACGAGTCAccggagagagcgagagagagggagcgacagagggacagagaaggCCGGGGGAGCAGTAGCAGCTGTAGATCCAAAACCCCCTCTGCCTCGtcatccctctcttcctcaGGAAAAGCAAACACAGTAGTTGGTGTGATCATGTTGGACTCCAGTGAAGTCTCGGATGACGGAGAGGCTGTAAGCCCAGAAACCAACCTCCGCTGCTTGGTCAATTTTTTCAG AACCATGGGCTACCAGCAGGAAGTGGTGGAGCGTGTTGTCAAGGAGACGGGACAGACAGAGGATACCTTCCTCATTCTGGAAAAAATTGTTGAGGAAACCAAGCGCTGTGAAGACGGTTCAAAAGGAGGGGAAAAAGAAAGACGATTGAACTCTGTGCGCTCCCAAGACATTCCCTCCTCATCGTCATCCTCGTCTACAGTCTCTCGATTCAGAGAGAAGGAGCGCGAGCTGAGCAGAGCATTGGTGGACCCGGGCAGGTCTAAAGAGAACATTAAGCCCAACCAGCATGGAGGAAGTAGCAATGGTCTGGGCCATCGGAGGCAGTGCAGCGGCAGTGAGACCAGCACTCAGCAG GCCATCACGATCAAGAGGAGCTCTAGTGCTCAAGGAGGAGCAGGAAACTATGAGGTTATTACCATTGACGATGACGAGGACGTCATACCCACGAATACCAAAACAGCGGATAGTAGAACATCCCGGATGATGACAGTGCCACACCTGGACACCCAGTCAGGATCCCGAACAGACTACTTGGCGCGGGGAGGTGGTGGCGCCTCACAGAGGGACTACCTGTCAAGGGGCGGGACACAGACTTTGGGAGGATCAGTGAAAGTTGAAACCGTGACAGCGCTGCGTAGCACGCCTCAGTGGCTGactgccaccaccacctccttaGCTTCAACCCCCAGT TCAGCTCAGCCCATCATTCGGCCTTCGGCCTCTCCTTATCAGACCATCAGCCACATGGGGTTTCATGGGGTTGGAGCCAGGACTCCCCCTGCAAATGACCCCCCAGCGCCCCCAGTGACGGGACTGGCCCGTTTCCATCAATCACTGAGGACTCCCTACACTCTGAAGCTGCCAAATGAGCCTGGACGTCAGGATCTCAGACACATCATCATAGATGGCAGCAACGTGGCTATGGC TCACGGTCTTCATCGGTTCTTCTCCTGTCGAGGCATAGCGCTGGCTGTGGAGACGTTTTGGAGGCGGGGCCACAGGGAGATCACAGTATTTGTCCCTCAGTGGCGTCAGAAGAGAGACCGACTCACAACAG AGCAACATTTTCTAAACCAGCTAGAAGACCTGCGACTGCTCTCCTTCACTCCCTCCAGAGAGGTGTGTGGTCAGAGGATATCCTCACATGACGACag GTTCCTGCTCCACCTCGCAGAGAAAACAGACGGGATCATTGTAACCAACGACAACCTGAGGGACTTTGTTGACACCTCAGACACCTGGCGCAAGATCATTCAAGAGAG GTTGCTTCAGTTTACTTTTGTGGAGGACCACTTCATGATCCCTGATGACCCTCTGGGGAAAAACGGACCTCATCTAGACACCTTTCTGCGTAAAGAAAAAGG AAGAGCTCCAGTCACTCCTCCCCCACTGAGACCCCCAGACTTCCGGCCGtcctcccagcagcagcagcagcagcagcagcaacagcaacagcagccagTTTACGTCCAGGCCCTCCACTCGGCTCCTCGGACCCCTGCCTCCACGCCCCGGCCCCCTCCCTCCCTGATGCCTCACCCCACTGCACACTGGCCCCATTCCGGTCCCCCCGAATGGCACCCGCCCCGCCGTTCCCCTTCCCCTTCGCCCTCACCTCCTCCCCAGCGGTCGCCGGGGGAGACATCAGAGCTGAAGAGAAAGCTGTATGACATCTTCCCCGACCAGAAGCAACGGATCGACCGCATCCTCAATGACAACCCGTACATGAGAGACCTGAACGCCCTGTCCGGGCTGCTGCTGGGATAA